A single genomic interval of Deltaproteobacteria bacterium harbors:
- the trxA gene encoding thioredoxin translates to MAEGIVDIGDSSFDAEVLQADKPVLVDFWAPWCGPCKAIGPVVEELSSAFGDKVKFAKCNVDDNPVTPGKYGIKAIPTLIFFKDGNVVEQITGMVAKSKLEDAINNVL, encoded by the coding sequence ATGGCTGAAGGTATTGTGGATATCGGCGACAGCAGTTTTGATGCGGAAGTGTTGCAGGCGGACAAACCCGTTCTGGTGGATTTCTGGGCGCCCTGGTGCGGCCCCTGCAAGGCAATCGGCCCGGTTGTGGAAGAGCTTTCGTCGGCGTTCGGCGACAAAGTGAAATTTGCTAAATGCAACGTGGACGACAACCCGGTAACCCCTGGAAAATACGGCATTAAGGCTATTCCAACGCTGATTTTTTTCAAAGACGGCAACGTCGTCGAACAGATCACCGGCATGGTGGCGAAATCGAAGCTCGAGGACGCCATCAACAACGTGCTGTAA
- the purN gene encoding phosphoribosylglycinamide formyltransferase produces the protein MGNSIRIGALVSGGGSNLQAIIDACGSGAVDGDVVFVAADTPGAGGLERARRHGIPTFVCEYRKIFETYREDPAGFKLPDDFDPDLAFSRQGLFNARGDRREIAAFLATRAAAESRLLEGMAGYPFDLLVLAGFMRKLSPYIIDRINTDPSLPRIMNIHPALLPAFPGTDGYGDTVRYGCKVGGCTVHFVDYGEDTGPIIGQRAFAIRPDDTLETVRARGLRLEWELYPACIQLFAENRLKVVEKSHPGPGGGVFIRKVVRIT, from the coding sequence ATGGGAAACAGCATAAGAATCGGCGCATTGGTATCCGGCGGCGGGTCGAACCTCCAGGCCATCATCGACGCTTGCGGGTCGGGCGCTGTCGACGGCGATGTGGTTTTTGTCGCTGCGGACACCCCCGGGGCAGGCGGCTTGGAGCGGGCCCGGCGCCACGGCATCCCGACCTTCGTCTGTGAATACAGGAAGATCTTCGAGACGTATAGGGAAGATCCGGCGGGCTTCAAGCTGCCCGACGATTTCGATCCCGACCTGGCTTTTTCGCGGCAGGGCCTTTTCAACGCGCGGGGTGACCGCCGGGAAATCGCCGCCTTTCTGGCCACCCGGGCCGCCGCCGAAAGCCGTCTTCTGGAAGGCATGGCCGGATACCCGTTCGACCTGCTGGTGCTGGCCGGTTTCATGCGCAAACTGTCGCCCTACATCATCGACCGCATCAACACCGATCCCTCCCTCCCCAGGATCATGAACATCCATCCGGCCCTTCTGCCGGCCTTTCCCGGCACCGACGGGTACGGCGACACGGTCCGGTACGGCTGCAAGGTCGGGGGCTGCACGGTCCATTTCGTGGATTACGGCGAGGACACGGGGCCGATCATCGGGCAGCGTGCATTCGCGATTCGTCCCGACGACACCCTCGAAACGGTCAGGGCAAGGGGGCTCCGTCTGGAGTGGGAGCTCTATCCGGCCTGCATCCAGCTGTTTGCCGAAAATCGCCTGAAAGTGGTCGAGAAAAGCCATCCCGGGCCCGGCGGCGGGGTGTTTATCCGGAAGGTGGTGAGGATAACGTAA
- a CDS encoding TraB/GumN family protein: MIDNHDMIHRLEHEGKEILLIGTAHVSRESTELVAETIQSEAPDTVCVELCESRYESIRQTDKWRDMNIIKVIREKKTFLLLSNLLLASFQKRIADKLDIKPGAEMIAAIESADACGAAIHLADRDIRVTLSRTWRVMGLWAKLKVIFQLALSLGNAEEITEEDVEKMKQEDMLQSLLSEVGKSLPVLKRILIDERDRYLAQKIKTAPGKKIVAVVGAGHVAGIKRYWEEETNLADLEVIPPKGRTAGFLKWLIPSLILVLFIYGFFNGGSKAGAGMITWWVAANGIMAGIGATAALGHPFTIMSSVLAAPLTSLNPMIAAGWVSGLVEAFSNKPKVKDLERLPEDILTVKGFWKNKVTRILLVVVFTNLGSTIGTMVAIPMMVKALN; encoded by the coding sequence ATGATAGACAACCATGATATGATTCACCGCCTCGAACACGAGGGCAAGGAAATTCTGCTCATCGGCACCGCCCACGTTTCCCGGGAAAGCACCGAACTCGTCGCAGAGACCATTCAGTCGGAGGCTCCGGATACGGTCTGCGTTGAGTTGTGTGAATCCCGGTACGAGTCCATCCGCCAGACAGACAAATGGCGCGACATGAACATCATCAAGGTAATCAGGGAAAAAAAGACCTTTCTGCTCCTCTCCAACCTTTTGCTGGCATCCTTCCAGAAACGCATTGCCGACAAGCTGGACATCAAACCCGGAGCGGAAATGATCGCCGCCATCGAATCGGCCGACGCCTGCGGCGCCGCCATTCACCTCGCGGACCGCGATATCCGCGTGACCCTGTCCAGGACCTGGCGCGTCATGGGACTGTGGGCCAAACTGAAGGTCATCTTCCAGCTCGCCCTCTCACTGGGAAATGCCGAGGAGATCACAGAAGAAGATGTCGAAAAAATGAAGCAGGAGGACATGCTGCAGTCGCTGCTTTCCGAAGTCGGGAAATCCCTGCCGGTGCTCAAGCGTATCCTCATCGATGAGCGGGACCGCTACCTGGCGCAGAAAATAAAAACCGCGCCCGGGAAAAAAATCGTGGCCGTGGTCGGCGCCGGTCATGTGGCCGGGATAAAGCGGTACTGGGAAGAGGAAACCAACCTGGCGGACCTGGAGGTGATCCCCCCCAAGGGCAGGACCGCCGGTTTTTTGAAATGGCTGATTCCCAGCCTCATCCTCGTCCTGTTCATCTACGGCTTTTTCAACGGGGGATCCAAGGCCGGCGCCGGCATGATCACCTGGTGGGTGGCGGCCAACGGCATAATGGCCGGCATAGGCGCCACCGCAGCACTGGGCCATCCTTTCACCATCATGTCATCCGTGCTGGCAGCCCCCCTGACCTCCCTGAACCCCATGATAGCCGCAGGATGGGTTTCCGGACTGGTAGAGGCTTTTTCGAACAAACCCAAGGTCAAGGACCTGGAGCGCCTGCCTGAAGACATCCTCACCGTTAAGGGCTTCTGGAAAAACAAGGTCACCCGCATCCTTTTGGTGGTCGTTTTCACCAACCTGGGCAGCACCATCGGCACGATGGTGGCCATCCCCATGATGGTCAAGGCGCTGAATTAG
- a CDS encoding CbbQ/NirQ/NorQ/GpvN family protein: MIEAEPYYLSTDNEIEVFEASYDARLPVMLKGPTGCGKTRFVEHMAYRLKKPLISVACHEDLFASDLIGRYLLKNDETVWIDGPLTRAVREGAICYLDEVVEARKDTTVVIHPLTDDRRMLSIDKKGETIQAHTDFMLVISYNPGYQSVLKDLKQSTRQRFVSLEFQYPGVEKEAEIVAHEGEIDPTTALGLVELANRIRNIREHGLTEGASTRLLIYAAQLINRGIPVQEACKTAICLPLTDDDRLQETLGELIGDMFDG; the protein is encoded by the coding sequence ATCATAGAGGCGGAACCTTACTACCTGAGCACGGACAACGAAATAGAGGTGTTCGAGGCATCCTACGACGCACGGCTGCCGGTCATGCTGAAAGGGCCCACCGGGTGCGGCAAAACCCGTTTCGTGGAGCACATGGCGTACCGGCTGAAAAAACCGTTGATCAGCGTTGCCTGCCACGAGGACCTGTTCGCCTCCGACCTGATCGGGCGTTATCTGTTGAAAAACGACGAGACTGTATGGATCGACGGTCCCCTGACCAGGGCGGTGAGGGAGGGGGCGATCTGCTACCTGGACGAGGTGGTGGAGGCACGCAAGGACACGACGGTTGTGATCCATCCGTTGACCGACGACCGGCGCATGCTTTCCATAGACAAGAAAGGGGAGACCATCCAGGCCCACACCGATTTCATGTTGGTGATTTCCTACAATCCCGGATACCAGTCGGTGCTCAAAGATCTCAAACAGAGCACGCGCCAGCGGTTTGTGTCCCTGGAATTTCAGTATCCCGGGGTCGAAAAAGAGGCGGAGATCGTCGCCCATGAGGGGGAGATCGACCCGACGACGGCCCTGGGGCTCGTGGAACTGGCCAACCGCATCCGCAATATCCGTGAGCACGGCCTCACGGAGGGAGCCAGCACACGGCTTCTCATTTATGCCGCCCAGCTGATCAACCGGGGCATCCCGGTTCAAGAGGCGTGTAAAACGGCCATCTGCCTGCCGCTGACGGACGATGACAGGTTGCAGGAAACCCTGGGGGAACTGATCGGAGACATGTTCGATGGGTGA